The Cupriavidus sp. EM10 genome includes a region encoding these proteins:
- a CDS encoding M20/M25/M40 family metallo-hydrolase: protein MPLSLRRLARATAIAVAAAAACGAALAAGPDQALLDAARAAQPAVVQSLKDMVTIESGSANIQGLNRMADFTSQRLQAMGAKVERLSMTTSAAPMVKATLTGTGKRKIMLIGHMDTVYPAGILASQPIREDGNRLYGPGIADDKGGLAVILHSLEILKAQGWKDYAQITVLLNPDEEIGSQGSGETIASLAAQHDVVLSCEPNVAKVVAKSESLLLAAAGTATATMEVKGRSSHAGAAPELGRNALLELAYQMQQTRDLAKTVPGAQMNWTQAKTTGPLNQIPETASAVGDVRVTAGGAAQKLQTALQEKVNSGHLIPDTKTSIAMEEGRPAYVADARSKELAARAQQIYAEMDGRPLILIPGTGGGTDAGFAGRSGKAVVLESFGLSGFGYHARDEYVELDSIVPRLYLMTRILQEIGKN from the coding sequence ATGCCGCTTTCCCTTCGCCGCCTTGCCCGCGCCACTGCCATCGCCGTTGCCGCCGCTGCGGCCTGTGGCGCCGCCCTGGCCGCCGGCCCCGACCAGGCGCTGCTGGACGCCGCGCGCGCCGCGCAGCCGGCCGTGGTGCAGTCGCTCAAGGACATGGTGACGATCGAGTCAGGCAGCGCCAATATCCAGGGCCTGAACCGCATGGCCGACTTCACGTCGCAGCGGCTGCAGGCCATGGGCGCCAAGGTGGAGCGCCTGTCGATGACCACCAGCGCCGCGCCGATGGTCAAGGCCACGCTGACCGGCACCGGCAAGCGCAAGATCATGCTGATCGGGCATATGGACACGGTGTATCCGGCCGGCATCCTGGCCTCGCAGCCGATCCGCGAGGACGGCAACCGGCTCTATGGCCCGGGCATCGCCGACGACAAGGGCGGCCTGGCCGTGATCCTGCATTCGCTGGAAATCCTCAAGGCACAGGGCTGGAAGGACTACGCGCAGATCACCGTGCTGCTGAACCCGGACGAGGAAATCGGCTCGCAGGGCTCTGGCGAGACCATCGCCTCGCTGGCCGCGCAGCATGACGTGGTGCTGTCGTGCGAGCCCAACGTGGCCAAGGTCGTGGCGAAATCGGAATCGCTGCTGCTGGCTGCCGCGGGCACTGCCACGGCGACGATGGAGGTCAAGGGCCGCTCGTCGCACGCCGGCGCGGCCCCTGAACTGGGCCGCAACGCCTTGCTGGAACTGGCCTACCAGATGCAGCAGACGCGCGACCTGGCCAAGACGGTGCCCGGTGCGCAAATGAACTGGACCCAGGCGAAGACCACCGGCCCGCTGAACCAGATCCCCGAGACGGCCAGCGCCGTCGGCGACGTACGCGTGACTGCCGGCGGCGCGGCGCAGAAGTTGCAGACCGCGCTGCAGGAAAAGGTCAACAGCGGCCATCTGATCCCCGATACGAAGACGTCGATTGCCATGGAAGAAGGGCGCCCGGCCTACGTGGCCGATGCCCGGTCGAAGGAACTGGCCGCGCGCGCCCAGCAGATCTATGCGGAAATGGATGGCCGCCCGCTGATTCTGATTCCTGGCACGGGCGGCGGTACGGACGCAGGCTTTGCAGGGCGTTCGGGCAAGGCGGTGGTGCTGGAAAGCTTCGGCCTGTCAGGCTTCGGCTATCACGCCCGCGACGAATACGTGGAGCTGGATTCGATCGTGCCGCGCCTGTACCTGATGACGCGGATCCTGCAGGAGATCGGGAAGAACTGA
- a CDS encoding GlxA family transcriptional regulator: protein MPSPAAPLHVKLLWLPDAMPGTLFGALDVLRTAAGVAQLQQPGTPARLTWEIIGANGRSLPDPLPGLETSRRGAPRHAQALIVVPGLMAASAPRLGDLAAADTATQRLLARHVEAGGWLASIYTGMAYPLMLGLLDGARCGAPWMFQSWFAQRFPACDLSSEEPMGLHARVFHCVAPALQTEFMLRVLGHLHDPDLAQTVARLLIHQPERQQWVPELVSQRWLGKTADSPVYRAIGWLQAHVGEPYRLAAVARAAAVSERTLLRHFRQVTGRTPLDYLHRLRVERARMLLEVTLHGTQAIAEACGYSDAAAFRRLFQRTMQMSMSEYRSRFALRTRRRYWRVEDQAARVDAGTDE from the coding sequence ATGCCATCTCCGGCCGCGCCCCTGCACGTCAAGCTGCTCTGGTTGCCCGACGCCATGCCGGGAACCCTGTTCGGCGCCCTTGATGTGCTACGCACGGCGGCGGGCGTGGCACAACTGCAGCAGCCCGGTACGCCGGCACGGTTGACCTGGGAAATCATCGGCGCCAACGGGCGCAGCCTGCCCGACCCGCTGCCCGGCCTGGAAACTTCACGCCGGGGCGCACCGCGCCATGCGCAGGCGCTGATCGTGGTGCCGGGCCTGATGGCGGCCAGCGCGCCCCGCCTGGGCGATCTGGCCGCGGCCGATACCGCCACGCAACGCCTGCTGGCGCGCCATGTCGAGGCGGGCGGCTGGCTGGCGTCGATCTACACGGGCATGGCCTATCCGCTGATGCTGGGGCTGCTGGACGGCGCACGCTGTGGCGCGCCGTGGATGTTCCAGAGCTGGTTCGCACAGCGCTTTCCGGCGTGCGATTTGTCATCGGAGGAACCCATGGGCCTGCACGCACGCGTATTTCACTGCGTGGCGCCTGCCCTGCAGACCGAATTCATGCTGCGTGTACTGGGCCACCTGCACGATCCCGACCTGGCCCAGACGGTGGCCCGCCTGCTGATCCACCAGCCGGAACGGCAGCAATGGGTGCCTGAACTGGTGTCGCAGCGCTGGCTGGGCAAGACGGCCGACAGCCCCGTGTATCGCGCCATCGGCTGGTTGCAGGCCCATGTCGGCGAGCCCTACAGGCTGGCCGCCGTGGCGCGCGCCGCCGCCGTCAGCGAGCGGACGCTGCTGCGCCATTTCCGCCAGGTGACCGGACGCACGCCGCTGGACTATCTGCACCGGCTGCGCGTGGAGCGTGCCCGCATGCTGCTGGAAGTGACGCTGCACGGCACGCAGGCCATCGCCGAGGCGTGCGGCTACAGCGATGCCGCAGCGTTCCGGCGCCTGTTCCAGCGGACCATGCAGATGTCGATGTCGGAATACCGCTCGCGCTTTGCCCTGCGCACGCGGCGCCGCTACTGGCGCGTGGAAGACCAGGCGGCGCGCGTCGATGCTGGCACCGATGAATGA
- a CDS encoding BON domain-containing protein, whose protein sequence is MQSSEAVLTQARAALAHVPYQGHQIHPTIHLRLSDGALILEGEVADVMDKTRATARLRRLDGVSTVIDHLRIAHAGPMVGDGDLRAAVCDRLLNAIDFRNCKICAKVKGQLEPVREAVGERSGWIEVAVHDGAVMLSGQVISLSHMRLAGVLAWWSGGCRNVVNDIVVAPAEADSDEELSEALQLVLETDPFVDAARIRVRTDGRVVTLDGYASSDGARRQVERDAWYVQGVEEVINHIALSS, encoded by the coding sequence AAGCGGTGCTGACGCAGGCGCGAGCCGCGTTGGCGCATGTGCCATACCAGGGCCACCAGATCCATCCCACCATTCACCTGCGACTCTCCGACGGCGCCCTGATCCTGGAGGGCGAGGTGGCCGACGTCATGGACAAGACGCGTGCCACGGCCCGGCTGCGCCGCCTGGACGGCGTTTCCACGGTGATCGATCATCTGCGCATTGCCCATGCCGGCCCGATGGTGGGCGACGGCGACCTGCGCGCCGCCGTATGCGACCGGCTGCTCAATGCGATCGATTTCCGCAACTGCAAGATCTGCGCGAAGGTGAAGGGGCAACTGGAGCCCGTGCGCGAAGCCGTGGGCGAGCGCAGTGGCTGGATCGAGGTGGCCGTGCATGACGGCGCGGTGATGCTGAGCGGGCAGGTGATCAGCCTGTCGCACATGCGCCTGGCCGGCGTGCTGGCGTGGTGGTCGGGCGGCTGTCGCAATGTGGTCAACGACATCGTGGTGGCGCCTGCCGAAGCGGATAGCGACGAGGAACTGTCCGAAGCGCTGCAACTGGTGCTGGAAACCGACCCCTTCGTCGATGCCGCGCGCATCCGCGTGCGGACCGACGGCCGGGTGGTGACGCTCGACGGCTATGCGTCAAGCGATGGCGCGCGCAGGCAGGTGGAGCGCGATGCATGGTACGTGCAGGGCGTGGAGGAGGTCATCAACCATATCGCCCTGAGCAGCTGA